In the Campylobacter showae genome, one interval contains:
- a CDS encoding DKNYY domain-containing protein produces MKMSKKRWVILLGAAFVAPYLILIFFYCVAQSQNKFENIDGSGFYRSPEGEIYAEIAHSGRYLLKGADKDSFRVLNLPHLYYYSNVGADKNNVYCSTKILQGLDPKNARLLGNGYLTDGKISYFCSAKSEKKPGFNEFVAVMKSVANLFIKSYEDSSYFYKNVRIDSVNLEPIFDMGFAKDGNALYYKGEKLDANASGLKFIKTTKEQKTDYFTDGKSVFLDGVKLDVSYTDEMQEIATDLYRDTHYLFEPESGAVFANGHKFSEQAMPFTPIYNEGDSYIFWPIFAGKDGVYFWDKSKPALEKISNFKPKGEIYRFYSDLFADDESLYFLQNSEEWTRSRHGRQVSARLVGLYRLASKSELRKIGDVNGGEYGAVFADNNKSYFVGSYYDRFYMKEGVYEIADLRAVEILTRPPRFQGKKLEAKDIYELIKTGALVPASGEETALSRIEVEKPTVILYITFGIVFILAIIFGVSKARGAKRNYG; encoded by the coding sequence ATGAAAATGAGTAAGAAAAGGTGGGTGATATTACTCGGCGCGGCTTTTGTAGCGCCATACTTGATACTTATTTTTTTCTACTGCGTAGCACAGAGTCAAAACAAATTTGAAAATATCGACGGGAGTGGCTTTTACCGCTCGCCTGAGGGTGAAATTTACGCTGAGATCGCGCATAGTGGTAGGTATTTGCTAAAGGGCGCGGATAAAGATAGCTTTCGCGTCTTAAATTTACCCCATCTTTACTACTACTCAAACGTTGGCGCCGATAAAAACAACGTCTACTGCTCGACAAAGATCTTGCAAGGGCTCGATCCTAAAAACGCTCGCCTGCTTGGCAACGGCTATCTAACCGATGGCAAGATAAGCTACTTTTGCAGCGCAAAAAGCGAGAAAAAGCCAGGATTTAACGAGTTTGTCGCCGTTATGAAAAGCGTTGCTAATCTTTTTATAAAAAGCTACGAGGACAGCTCTTATTTTTATAAAAACGTACGCATTGATAGCGTAAATTTAGAGCCTATTTTTGACATGGGCTTTGCAAAAGACGGCAACGCACTTTATTATAAGGGCGAAAAGCTAGACGCAAACGCTAGCGGGTTAAAATTTATAAAAACTACAAAAGAGCAAAAAACGGACTATTTCACAGACGGCAAAAGCGTATTTTTGGACGGGGTGAAGCTTGACGTGAGCTACACGGACGAGATGCAGGAGATAGCGACCGATCTTTACCGAGATACGCACTATCTTTTTGAGCCAGAGAGCGGAGCTGTCTTTGCAAACGGGCATAAATTTAGCGAGCAGGCGATGCCTTTTACGCCTATTTATAACGAGGGCGACTCATATATCTTTTGGCCTATTTTTGCGGGCAAAGACGGGGTTTACTTTTGGGATAAGAGTAAACCGGCGCTTGAAAAGATCTCAAATTTTAAGCCCAAAGGCGAAATTTACAGATTTTACTCCGATCTATTTGCCGACGATGAAAGCCTTTATTTCTTGCAAAATAGCGAAGAGTGGACGCGTTCTAGACACGGTAGGCAAGTTAGCGCGCGTTTGGTAGGGCTTTATAGGCTAGCCAGCAAAAGCGAGCTTCGCAAGATCGGCGACGTAAACGGCGGCGAGTACGGCGCAGTCTTTGCGGATAATAACAAGAGCTATTTTGTCGGTAGCTACTACGACAGGTTTTATATGAAGGAGGGCGTTTACGAGATAGCAGACCTTAGAGCGGTTGAAATTTTAACCAGGCCGCCTCGCTTTCAGGGTAAAAAGCTGGAGGCAAAAGATATTTATGAGCTTATAAAAACCGGCGCGCTAGTGCCTGCTAGCGGCGAGGAGACGGCGCTATCTCGCATCGAGGTAGAGAAGCCGACCGTCATACTTTATATCACATTTGGTATCGTTTTTATTCTCGCGATCATCTTTGGCGTTTCAAAAGCTAGAGGCGCAAAGAGGAATTACGGATAA
- a CDS encoding BCCT family transporter encodes MIKFQKSKFNNSVFIPSLVVIFLITAFAAIFPNFSNEFFKGMQNYIAAKFGWFYILAVAVILLSIIILGFSKLGEIKLGADHVKPEHKNISWFSMLFAAGMGIGLVFFGVAEPLMHYLNPPLGDAQTIAAQKLAMNITFFHWGMGAWSVYAIVALILAFFSYRHGLPLTLRSAFYPIIGDKIYGKIGNAIDTFAVVATLFGVATSLGYGVLQVNAGLTHVFALPTMHITLLIVLCFAATVSAASGVDKGIKILSNANIALAICFMFLILFLGDTTQLLKSFLQNSGDYVSTLISNTFNLYAYERQNESWLGGWTLLYWAWWLSWSPFVGLFIAKISKGRTIREFVIGVLFVPTGFTFAWMSFFGNSAIALVQSGFSELATTVNSDSASALFMFLEKFSFSGVLSTIAVFMIVIFFVTSADSAAIVMNMLCSNGKDDTPVWQKVFWGVTVGVVAAFLMLAGGLGSLQALTITTALPFAIVLLGAIYGLFKALRVDVTKKETNNFNNMPLSDLSKPWQERLSAIITLSSKKDGSKFINEVVLKAFNELKEEFAKNGLEANVTKAENFVNLNVGLGDEMDFRYGVYLTKSQSPDYTRELEGDDLYYRAEVYLKEGGQDYDVLGWSEATLINDVIEQYRKHMQFLHVVRK; translated from the coding sequence ATGATCAAATTTCAAAAGTCAAAATTTAACAATTCGGTATTTATCCCATCGCTTGTCGTCATATTTTTAATAACAGCATTTGCAGCGATATTTCCAAATTTCTCAAATGAGTTTTTTAAAGGTATGCAAAACTACATCGCGGCCAAATTCGGCTGGTTTTACATCCTGGCCGTCGCCGTCATACTTCTAAGCATCATTATCCTTGGCTTTAGCAAGCTTGGCGAGATCAAACTAGGAGCCGATCATGTAAAGCCGGAGCACAAAAATATCTCGTGGTTTTCTATGCTTTTTGCCGCCGGCATGGGCATCGGGCTTGTGTTTTTTGGCGTGGCCGAGCCGCTCATGCACTATCTAAACCCGCCGCTCGGCGACGCACAAACTATCGCAGCGCAAAAGCTTGCGATGAACATCACCTTCTTTCACTGGGGCATGGGCGCATGGTCGGTTTATGCTATCGTGGCGCTAATCCTTGCCTTTTTCTCGTACAGACACGGCTTGCCGCTCACGCTTAGATCGGCGTTTTATCCGATAATCGGCGATAAAATTTATGGCAAGATCGGCAACGCTATCGACACATTTGCCGTCGTGGCGACGCTTTTTGGCGTAGCGACCTCGCTGGGATACGGCGTACTTCAGGTAAATGCCGGCCTTACGCACGTTTTTGCCCTGCCGACCATGCATATCACGCTTCTTATCGTGCTTTGTTTTGCAGCGACCGTCTCAGCGGCAAGCGGCGTGGATAAGGGGATAAAAATCTTATCAAACGCAAACATCGCGCTAGCTATATGTTTTATGTTTTTGATACTATTTTTGGGCGACACGACGCAGCTTTTAAAGTCGTTTTTGCAAAACAGCGGCGACTACGTCTCGACTCTGATCTCAAACACCTTTAATCTCTACGCCTACGAGAGACAAAATGAGAGCTGGCTTGGCGGTTGGACGCTGCTATACTGGGCTTGGTGGCTATCTTGGTCGCCGTTTGTGGGGCTGTTTATCGCCAAAATTTCAAAGGGTAGGACGATAAGAGAATTTGTGATCGGCGTGCTTTTCGTGCCAACCGGCTTTACATTTGCTTGGATGAGCTTTTTTGGCAACTCGGCGATTGCGCTTGTGCAAAGTGGATTTAGCGAGCTTGCGACGACCGTAAATTCCGACTCGGCTTCGGCGCTCTTTATGTTTTTAGAAAAATTTAGCTTTTCAGGCGTGCTAAGCACGATCGCAGTCTTTATGATCGTCATATTTTTCGTCACTTCGGCCGACTCAGCGGCGATCGTGATGAACATGCTTTGCTCAAACGGCAAGGACGATACGCCGGTTTGGCAAAAGGTCTTTTGGGGCGTTACAGTGGGCGTCGTGGCGGCATTTTTGATGCTAGCCGGCGGTCTTGGCTCGCTTCAAGCACTTACGATAACTACGGCGTTGCCGTTTGCTATCGTGCTACTTGGCGCCATTTACGGGCTATTTAAAGCCTTACGCGTCGATGTGACCAAAAAAGAGACAAATAACTTTAACAATATGCCTCTTAGCGATCTTTCAAAGCCTTGGCAAGAGCGACTAAGCGCGATCATCACGCTATCTAGCAAAAAAGACGGCAGTAAATTTATAAACGAAGTCGTGCTAAAAGCCTTTAACGAGCTAAAAGAGGAATTTGCCAAAAACGGACTTGAGGCAAATGTAACAAAAGCTGAAAATTTCGTAAATTTAAACGTCGGACTTGGCGACGAGATGGACTTTAGATACGGCGTATATCTCACCAAAAGCCAGAGCCCGGACTACACTAGAGAGCTTGAGGGCGACGATCTTTATTACAGAGCCGAGGTATATCTAAAAGAGGGCGGTCAAGACTATGACGTGCTTGGTTGGAGCGAGGCCACGCTGATAAACGACGTCATCGAGCAATACCGCAAACACATGCAGTTCTTACACGTTGTTAGAAAATAA
- a CDS encoding sodium-dependent transporter: MDRKSWSSKLTYILAVAGATVGFGATWRFPYLVGQNGGGAYVLVFCIAMIVIGIPMILAENAIGRRLKCNAVDAFGGKNISPAWKIVGWMGLLGAFGIMAYYMVIGGWVLNYIAQIAFGLLDLSQVLSFEATSAFYEQNIVSDPLAISFATLVFVLVNYAILVQGAVGGIERSAKYLMPLLFVLMIVMIVKNLTLDGVAQGVKFYLTPDFSKINLKLFVEVLGQVFFALSLGFGVMITLSSFVKKDEGLVKISIITGILNTLIAVLAGFMIFPSLFSYGVSPDSGPSLVFKSLPIVFSHMPFGGFFAVAFFALLMIAALTTSLPIYEVIITTLQEKFKIKRKSAILLVLGTIFIFGNLPSLMATNLLADVKIFGKNIFDAYDAISATIFFVLTSLGCAIFVGWVLKDEAKREITQGSEKYAKLVNIWFWYIKFVVPFIILVLFISSFYDNFLK, encoded by the coding sequence ATGGATAGAAAATCGTGGAGTTCAAAGCTCACATACATTTTAGCCGTTGCAGGAGCTACGGTCGGTTTTGGCGCGACATGGCGCTTCCCGTATCTAGTCGGGCAAAACGGCGGCGGAGCCTACGTGCTCGTGTTTTGTATCGCGATGATCGTGATCGGCATACCGATGATTTTAGCCGAAAACGCGATCGGCAGACGCCTAAAATGCAACGCCGTGGACGCATTCGGCGGTAAAAATATCAGCCCAGCGTGGAAAATCGTTGGCTGGATGGGCTTGCTTGGCGCCTTTGGCATCATGGCCTACTACATGGTTATCGGCGGCTGGGTGCTAAACTACATCGCGCAGATCGCATTTGGCTTGCTCGATCTCTCGCAAGTGCTGAGTTTTGAGGCCACCAGCGCGTTTTACGAGCAAAATATCGTGAGCGATCCGCTGGCTATCAGCTTTGCCACGCTCGTGTTCGTACTCGTAAACTACGCGATCTTGGTGCAGGGCGCGGTCGGTGGTATCGAGCGCTCGGCGAAGTACCTCATGCCGCTGCTTTTCGTGCTCATGATCGTGATGATCGTAAAAAACTTAACCTTAGATGGCGTGGCGCAGGGGGTCAAATTTTACCTCACGCCCGATTTTTCAAAGATAAATTTAAAGCTTTTCGTCGAGGTTTTGGGGCAGGTATTTTTCGCGCTTTCGCTTGGTTTTGGCGTGATGATTACGCTTTCAAGCTTTGTTAAAAAGGACGAAGGGCTGGTTAAAATCTCGATCATCACGGGCATTCTAAACACCCTCATCGCCGTGCTTGCGGGCTTTATGATATTTCCGTCGCTCTTTAGCTACGGCGTATCGCCCGATAGTGGCCCAAGCCTCGTGTTTAAGAGCCTGCCGATCGTTTTTTCGCATATGCCTTTTGGCGGATTTTTCGCGGTGGCTTTTTTTGCGCTGCTGATGATCGCCGCGCTCACGACCTCGCTACCGATCTACGAGGTCATCATCACGACGCTTCAGGAAAAATTTAAGATAAAACGCAAAAGCGCGATCTTGCTGGTGCTTGGCACGATATTTATATTTGGAAATTTGCCGTCCTTGATGGCTACGAACCTGCTTGCGGACGTTAAAATTTTCGGTAAAAATATCTTTGACGCATACGACGCCATCAGCGCAACGATATTTTTCGTGCTGACTTCGCTGGGATGCGCGATATTTGTCGGCTGGGTGCTAAAAGACGAAGCCAAACGCGAGATAACGCAAGGCAGCGAAAAATACGCAAAACTCGTAAATATCTGGTTTTGGTATATCAAATTCGTCGTGCCGTTTATCATATTGGTGCTTTTTATCAGCTCGTTTTACGATAATTTTTTAAAGTAA
- a CDS encoding M48 family metallopeptidase, translating to MFYFLLGIYFFYVATKAILAILQINFIRSEAKKPAVVLEQGEYETAAAAAITNQKFEIASLFYHAAIFMMWACWGLGEMYESAYKTGELRDHIIFVMGFLIISSLLELPLNIYETFVKDKRLGFSNVTPKIFALDLLKTLALTLVFGTLFVWLVLLCIRFLGDFWWFWAFLLSFSVALVINLIYPTFIAPIFNKMQPLEEGELKSRIEGLLARCGFKSSGVFTIDASKRDNRLNAYFGGLGATKRVVLFDTLVKKLSIEEIIAVLGHELGHFKHKDILKMIALSAVMLFVIFFIFGNIPDAAYDALGLSPAGGGVIVFLLLFSPIFGFLFSPISSYFSRANEFGADKFSGEVSNKADMISALKKLGSENKAFPKAHPLYAFFYHSHPSLFERINELENDGK from the coding sequence ATGTTTTATTTTTTGCTTGGTATTTACTTTTTTTACGTTGCCACAAAGGCGATTTTGGCGATTTTACAGATAAACTTTATCCGCTCGGAGGCTAAAAAGCCGGCCGTCGTGCTAGAGCAGGGGGAGTATGAAACCGCCGCCGCCGCAGCGATAACTAATCAAAAATTTGAGATAGCTAGCCTGTTTTATCACGCCGCGATATTTATGATGTGGGCGTGCTGGGGGCTTGGCGAGATGTATGAAAGCGCCTATAAAACGGGAGAGCTGAGAGATCATATCATCTTTGTGATGGGCTTTTTGATCATCTCGTCGCTGCTGGAGCTACCGCTAAATATCTACGAAACCTTCGTCAAAGATAAAAGGCTCGGCTTTTCAAACGTAACGCCCAAAATTTTCGCGCTTGATCTACTTAAAACGCTCGCGCTAACGCTGGTTTTCGGTACGCTGTTTGTGTGGCTGGTGCTGCTTTGCATTAGATTTTTGGGCGATTTTTGGTGGTTTTGGGCGTTTTTGCTGAGCTTCTCGGTCGCGCTTGTTATAAATCTCATCTATCCGACGTTCATCGCGCCTATCTTTAACAAAATGCAGCCGCTAGAAGAGGGCGAGCTAAAAAGCCGTATAGAAGGGCTTTTAGCGCGGTGCGGGTTTAAAAGTAGCGGCGTTTTTACGATAGACGCCAGCAAGCGCGACAACCGCCTAAATGCCTATTTCGGCGGCCTTGGCGCGACTAAGCGCGTGGTACTTTTCGACACGCTCGTTAAAAAACTAAGCATAGAGGAGATAATCGCCGTTTTAGGCCATGAGCTGGGGCACTTTAAGCACAAAGATATCCTAAAAATGATCGCTCTAAGCGCGGTTATGCTTTTTGTGATATTTTTTATATTCGGCAACATCCCCGACGCGGCGTACGACGCGCTAGGGCTCAGTCCGGCAGGCGGCGGAGTGATCGTGTTTTTACTGCTTTTTTCGCCGATTTTCGGGTTTTTATTTTCGCCTATTAGCTCGTATTTTAGCCGTGCAAACGAATTTGGCGCCGATAAATTCTCAGGCGAGGTTTCAAACAAAGCCGATATGATAAGCGCGCTAA